The stretch of DNA GCTGGAGTATGGCCAAAGGCGAGGGCGCCGGCGAACTCCGGGAACGAGGGCTCGACCCCGAAAACGAGAAACATCACGACTACATCCGTGCCTGGATCCGGACGGGCCGCCGGGACTTCAACATCGGCTACGCCTTCAGCTTCGTGCTCATCGTCGCGATGGTGATCCTGTCGGCGAACGTCCTCTACCCCAACCCGCCCGAGGACGCGAACCTCGCGGTCGCGATCGGAGACATCCTGAGCGCCTCCTTCGGCGAGTGGTCCTACTACGCGATGATCGTCGGTGCCTTCGCCGCGCTGTACTCGACAGTTATCACGCTGCTCGACGGCGCGTCCCGCGCGGTCGGCGACGTCCTCCCGATGGCACTCGAGCGCGAGGACTTGGACAGCGAATCTATCCGAAAACTCGTCGTCGTGGGCATCGTCGCGGTCAGCTGTGGCGTCGTGCTGACGGTCGGCACCGTTCCCGTCACGTTCCTGATCTGGATCTCGGCGCTGCTCGCGATCACCGAAATCCTGTTCTATCCCGCGAACTGGTACGTCGTCAGGGAACACCTCCCCGAACCCTTCCAGCCCTCCCGCACGTGGATCGCCTACTACGGCGTCAGCCTGGTGCTTGTGATCCTGTTCGGCGTCATGGGCGCAGCACACGAATTCGGCTATCTGTAGCGTCGACCCATCTCGACCGGTGAGAGTCCACTTTTTCGACTGCTCGCAAGAGTTAGTGTCGTCGTCGCCGACGATTCGTCTATGGGCAGCCAGCGGCGGAACCGACACGAGCGCCGAGCCGATACCTACTGTTCGAACTGCGGAACGGCTCTCGAGTCGTCGATGAACTACTGTCCGTCCTGTGGCGATCGGATCGACCGGGCGACCGCCGATCGGTCGGCGTCGACCACCGTCGACTCGGCCAGCCGGAACCGCCTCGAGTCCCGGATCGCCGCGGCAGTCCGCGACGGCTGGGAACTCGAGCACGACTTCGGCGATCACGCCGTGATGATCAGGCGGACGTTCGGCTCGACGGACGAACACCTGGTGGTCGCGCTACTGACGATCTGGTGGACGATGGGACTCGGAAACGCCCTCTACGGCGTCTACAAGTACGTCGAAGACGCCGATCGGATGGTTCTCCGCTCGGAGCCGTACGGAGCCGACGACGCGGAACAGTCCGCCTCGAGCAGTCACCTGCTTCACCGTGTGACTGCTGTCGCCTGTTGGCTCACGGCTGCCGTCCTCGCAGCGATCGGCGTCGCAGTCGCCACATCCGGGCTGTCTCCGCTCCTGTACGTCCTCGCCGCTGGATTCGTCTTCCTCGGGATGGCATCACTACCGTCGGTCTCGAGCCGCCTGGCCCGGCGACACTCCCTCCTGACCAACGGGCGAACGCGATCGGTCGAGGAACGGTCCGTCGTCGACTACGAACGACCCTGTACCGCGTGTTCGGAACCGGTCGGGCGAGGGATCGAGCGAATCTACCGCGCAGAATTCTGTCTTCTCGGGGTTCCGCTAACGGGCTCCGAAGGCCGGAACTACTACTGTAGCCGGTGTGCGAACGCGGAGGTCACGGAACCGCCGACGGCCGCGTCCTCGAGCGAACCGCGGCAGGCGGACCCGGAACCCGAATCCACGGAGACGACCGCCGACGCGACGCGACTCGACTGACGATGGGACGAACGACCCTCGAAACCCTCCTGTTCGACGAATCGACCAACGAAGCAGTTCGAGCGGCACTGCCGGATCCCGCGATCCCGTTCTTCGAGACAGTCACGCACCTCGGTGACGGTGCGACGCTACTCGTACTGCTGGCGACGATGTACTGGTTCGGCGCGGCCTCGAGTCGACGCACGCGCGCGCTCGTCATCGGGATCGGGCTGCTGGGATTCTCCGTCTCGGCCGGACTGAAGGGGGCCATCGCCGCACCGCGACCCGACGTCACCTTTACACACGCCGTCTTCAGCCCCTACAGTTTCCCGAGCGGACACGCGCTGGGGTCGGCGACGGTGTACGGCGCGATCGCGGTTTACGCGGAACTGTGGACGAAACGAGTGCGATACCTCCTCGCGGGGACGATCATCGTCCTCGTCTCGCTGTCGAGAGTCGTCATCGGGGCTCACTTCCTCGGTGATGTACTGGCCGGGATGATCCTGGGAATCGCAATCGTAGCCCTCGTCTACTACGCCGATCCCGACCCTGGTTACACGTTCGTCCTCGCCGGCGCGATCGCCGTCCTCTCCTTTGCGTTCGGGTCGACTCACTACACGACGCTCACGACCGGCGCAGCGATCGGAGCGGCGCTCGCGTGGACGTACGCACGCGATCGCTCGACGACGCCGCGTGGCGCGTCGCTGCTCGTCCTCGGGGCAGTCGTCGTTCCGATTCTGGTCGCCGTCCGTCTGATCACCGTCGACTGGAACCCTCACTGGATCGGTGACGTCGTGGGCTACGCCGCCGTCGTCGGGTTCGCGGTACTGCTCCCGGAAATCGCAGCGACGCTCGACGACCGACCCGTCGTCGAGCGGCTACAGGAGACACTCCCATTTGCGGGCCGGACAGTCGATCCCGGACAGGTGCCGCCTCGAGAACGCGAATAGATAGAAAACTCGTCGCTACAGGACGCCCATCTCACTGAGTCGCTCGGGTGCAATCTACCGGAACCTCGGCTCGAGGACGTCTATAGGACGCCCATCTCACTGAGTCGCTCGGGTGCAATCTACCGGAACCTCGGCTCGAGGACGTCTATAGGACGCCCATCTCGCTGAGACGTTCCGGAAATCATCTCCCAGACCGACGGTTCGATGGCCGTCTAGAGGACGCCCATCTCACTGAGTCGCTCGGGGAGATACGTATCCGTCACGAAGTCAAGCCCGTGCGACGCCAGCGACTGCTGTTCGGACTTCTTCTCGATCTCGAGTTGCAACTCGATCTGTTCCTCCCAGTAGTCGGTCTGGAAGCGCGGGTCCGAGAGTTCGCTCTCGAGGGCGTTCTTGTCCGAGTCGCTGAGCGGGTCGGTCGGCAGGTCGTACTCGACGATGTCGGCGGGCTGGATGCCGATGAACTGCGCCTCCGGGGTCGCCAGGTACTCAGAGAGGTGGGCGGACTTGATCGAGCCGTAGGCGACGGAGCCGTAGATACGGTACGACCACGGGTCACCGTCTGTAAAGACCGTAACGGGCAGGTCGAGTTCGTCGTGGAGTCGCTTGGTGATCCGCCTGGTCGCGCGTGCGGGCTGACCCTTCAGGTGGACGACCAGGGCGTTGTACTCGTCGTCGAAGCCGTTCTCGACGAGTCGGTCGCGCATACCACCGGTCTCGACGGCCAGGATGAAGTCGGCGTCACAGTCGAGAAAGTCGATGGTGTCGGGGTTGTTCGGGATCTGGTAGCCGCCCTCGCCGACGTCTTCCTGGCAGTGAATCTCGCGTTCGCCGCGACGGGTCTGCTCGCGCAGATGGAGCGGCCCCATGATCGTCGCACCCGACTCCTCGGGACGCATATGGAAGTCCTCGCGAGTGACCCCCGAGACGATCTCTAAGTCCTCGATCAGGCTGTTCGACTCGTCCTGATCGCCGAACTGGGCTTCCTCGTTGTCCCAGCTCTCCGAGAGGTAGTAGAGTTCACGCAGGGTCGACGAACGGTCCTCCTCTAACTGGTCCGCGAGGAAGTCGATCGTGTAGACGGCCTTCAGGAGCTTCCGGGCGCCGCGGACGGAGTTCGCCGACCGCGTCGACTCGCGGTCGCCGTAAACCCAGACGTTGCTGTCTTCGTCGTACTCGATGTTGTTCTTCGTCCGCGTCGGGACGGACATGTGAGGGATCTCGCCCAGTTCGAACTGGTCGTAGAACTGTGCCGCGAGATCGATCAACTGCTCTCGTGCTTGTTCGTTGTTGTCCGCGCTCATGCTGACACCGTGAGTTTCTCGCTTTCGACTCCCTTTACGTCCAGATCGAACGATGCGTCGTCGTCGACCTCGTACTCGAGGGTCGCCTCGTCACCGCTGTCGATGTCGGGTTCCCACTTGACGAACCACTCGCCGTCCATCTCGACGACCGACGCGCCATCGGAGAGGTCGGTGGGTTCGGCCGAGACGATGTCGGTGACCTCGAGCGATTCGTTCGTACTCGAGTTGTTCTCGACGACGACCGACACCGACTGGCTGTCGCCGTTTGCCTCGACCTGGCGTTCGACGAGCACGTTGTTCATGATGCGTGCGATGGCGTCGTCGATGTCCGGTTCCTCGCGACCGGTAACTTCGGCGACTTTCGTCGCCATCTCCGGGAGGATCTTGCCGAGGACGTTCTGTTTCTTGCGCCGTTTCTGCATCGAGCGGCGTTTGTTCAGGTAGCTCTTGAGTTCGCGAGCGGCCTCGCGGATCGCGAGTTCGATCTCGTCTTCCATCTCGGGGACGTTCGCGACGGCGTCCTTGGACTCGCTCGTGAACGGCACGTTCGTCGACGCGACGTGGATCATGATGACGACGGGGCCGTTCGGCAGTCCGGAGCCGCCGGGCTGGTCGAGTCCGTAGTTACGCCAGCCGATGTTTTTCACCACGTCCGTCGTCGCACATGCACCGCGCTGGTAGACCAGCGGGACGCGATTCGCAAAGCGGAGGACATCCGCACTGCCTTCAGCCCCGAGTTCGCCGCCGTAGGCGATACCGGCCTCGACGATGAACGGGTCACCGCCGTGAACCTCGGCGTCGCGGGTCGCGGAGGCATAGAAGTCGGCGTCGAACTCCTTCTCGAGACCTGCCTCGATCAGGTCCGCCGAGATGGGTGCGAGACACCGCGTCGGCGGTGCCATGATGTCGGTCGCGCGCATCCCGTCGACGAGGTCGCTGGTGGCGTCGCGGTCGTCCTCGAGTTCTCGAACCAGCGGCGGGTCGTCGGGGACGGTGACCATCACGCCCCAGATCGCCTCGACGACGTTCTCGCGGGCGGTGTCTCCGAAGGCGACGTCGTCGTACTCCTCGGTGAGTTCCGCGGCGCGGTCGACGGACTCCCGAACCGTATCGCGGGTGAACCGGTGGCGAACGTCCTCGTCGGTGGCGTCCTCGAACCGGCCGGCGAGTCGCTCGCTGAACGCGCGGACGACCTCGTCGTCTTTGCGCGTACTCGTCGCTTCGTCGGCGAGTGCGTAAACGTCGTCGACGAGCCGGGATTCCTCGGATTCGTCCTCGTCGCCGGACTCGTCGTCCGATTCCGGCGCGGCATCGATAAGCTCGAGCCAGACCGCATCGACTGCGTTCTCCCGGACAGTGTCGCCGAACGTGGTTTCGTGCTCTTCCCCAACCGTCTCGGCCGCCGAATCGACGACCTCGAGCAGTTCGTGATGAGAGATCCGGTCGTAGTCGTCGACCTCGTCGGCGATAGCTTCGGCGAAGGCAGCGGTCGCATCCGCCCCCTTGTTCGCCGTGGCGTCGGAGACTGCGGCGTGGAGGTCGACGTCTTCGTGTGCCGCCGGCGGCCGCCAGCGCATCTCACGACCGTAGTGGCGGTCGCGGAAGGCGTCGATGATCGAGTCGGCGGTTTTCTTCCCGACGCGGGTGAACTCCTCCTGCAAAAAGCCCGAGACGGTCTGGGAGTCGGTCGCCGTCAGCATCTTCATCACGGTCCCGAGTTCGACGCCGTGAGGGTGGGGTCGAATCTCCTCGGTCTCCTCGGGCAACTGGTCGGTCGCCCGCTCGAACTTGAAGTGGGCTTTCGGCTCGCGCAGTTCGAGCCGCGCGTGTGGGTTGACGACCGCCGTGTGCTTGATGTAGTCGTGAAGCTGCTGGCGGGCGCGCATGTTGGCTTCCATCTCGAGTTCGATGCGCGTCCCGTGCGGGCGATCCCACGTGGTCGTCTCCTCGACGCTGATCTCGGGTTCGTTATCGTCAGTGTCGACGATGAGTTCGAAGTACTGTGCCTCGTCTGCCCCCTCGGTGCGGCTGGTGATCTTCGCCGGTTTGCCGCTGGTTAGCTGGGAGTAGAGAACGGCGGCGGAGATACCGATCCCCTGCTGACCACGGGACTGTTCGCGGGCGTGAAAGCGCGACCCGTACAGCAGTTTCCCGAACACTTTCGGCAGCGATTCCTTCGTCAGCCCGGGCCCGTTGTCCTCGACGATCAGCCGGTAGTAGTCCCCATCCTCCTGTATCTCGACGTAGATGTCGGGCAGAATACCGGCTTCCTCGGCGGCGTCCAGGGCGTTGTCGACGGCCTCCTTGACGGCCGTGACGAGGCCTCGAGCGCCGCTGTCGAAGCCGAGCATGTGCTTGTTCTTCTCGAAGAACTCGGCGATGGAGATCGCCTGCTGACTCTCCGCCAGCTCCTCGGCGATCCCCGGCTCGTCACCGAGTGTCGACTGAAACGACGTCATCACCTCCCTGTACTAACGGCGGGGCTAAAAGGTGTGTGTTACCGGAGTGAAAGTGATCTCGGCTCCCCGCAGCGACGAAAACTCCCCTCACAAAGGTTTAACCTCGCGCGAAACTTCGTCCTACACGAGAGGACATATGGCTCCAGACGACACTGACGAGCACCGGGTAGACGAGGACGACCTCGACCCGGACCGGGAACCAGCGTTCGAGGACGAAGAACGGATTCGAGCCACGGCAGCCGAGGAGGTCGACCAGCGGATCGTCGACCTGCTCTCGTGGATCCTGGATACGGAGACGCGAGCGAAGATCTACGTCCACCTGCTCGCGAATCCAGGAAGCACCTCCGAAGAGGTCGCGAAAGGGACCGGCCTCTATCCGAGCACCGTCCGGGAGGCGCTGGCCGAACTTCACGAGGAAGATCGCGTCACGCGCGAAAAACGAGCCAGCGAGGGTGCCGGGAACAACCCCTACGAGTACACGGCAATCCAGCCAAGCGAACTCGTCGGCGGCGTCGTCGACCAGGTCCAGCAGGAACTGAACACCATCTTCACGCTGGACCAGGTCCTCGACCGCGAGGAGGACGACCGGGACGAACCAGCGTTCGGCGAGGACGCCGAACCCGTCACGATCACCGTCGACGACACCGAACCGTTCGACGACGACACTGACGTCGACGTCGCCACTCACGACACGGAACCGGACGACGAGGACGACCTCGAGACCGAATCGGACGACGAAACAGAGAGCGACGAGTAACGATCAGTCCTCGAGGTCGAGAATCCCCGGTCGCTCGAGTTCGAGCGTCCGTTCGTCGCCGACGGCCTCGACGGTCGTCGTCGGCCACCGGTCGCTCGCGGTGAGCACCTCGAATCCCTTCTCGGTTACTAGCACGGTATCCTCGCTTTTCGCACCCTGTACCGTCGGGTTCCAGGCGTATGCCATCGGCACCTCGACGGCCGCGTCGTTGCCCGGCGTCGCGACCCACTCCCGGCCGTCGAAGCCTGCTGCCCCGCCCTGATGGTG from Natronobacterium texcoconense encodes:
- a CDS encoding zinc ribbon domain-containing protein; translation: MGSQRRNRHERRADTYCSNCGTALESSMNYCPSCGDRIDRATADRSASTTVDSASRNRLESRIAAAVRDGWELEHDFGDHAVMIRRTFGSTDEHLVVALLTIWWTMGLGNALYGVYKYVEDADRMVLRSEPYGADDAEQSASSSHLLHRVTAVACWLTAAVLAAIGVAVATSGLSPLLYVLAAGFVFLGMASLPSVSSRLARRHSLLTNGRTRSVEERSVVDYERPCTACSEPVGRGIERIYRAEFCLLGVPLTGSEGRNYYCSRCANAEVTEPPTAASSSEPRQADPEPESTETTADATRLD
- a CDS encoding phosphatase PAP2 family protein — protein: MGRTTLETLLFDESTNEAVRAALPDPAIPFFETVTHLGDGATLLVLLATMYWFGAASSRRTRALVIGIGLLGFSVSAGLKGAIAAPRPDVTFTHAVFSPYSFPSGHALGSATVYGAIAVYAELWTKRVRYLLAGTIIVLVSLSRVVIGAHFLGDVLAGMILGIAIVALVYYADPDPGYTFVLAGAIAVLSFAFGSTHYTTLTTGAAIGAALAWTYARDRSTTPRGASLLVLGAVVVPILVAVRLITVDWNPHWIGDVVGYAAVVGFAVLLPEIAATLDDRPVVERLQETLPFAGRTVDPGQVPPRERE
- a CDS encoding DNA topoisomerase IV subunit A, encoding MSADNNEQAREQLIDLAAQFYDQFELGEIPHMSVPTRTKNNIEYDEDSNVWVYGDRESTRSANSVRGARKLLKAVYTIDFLADQLEEDRSSTLRELYYLSESWDNEEAQFGDQDESNSLIEDLEIVSGVTREDFHMRPEESGATIMGPLHLREQTRRGEREIHCQEDVGEGGYQIPNNPDTIDFLDCDADFILAVETGGMRDRLVENGFDDEYNALVVHLKGQPARATRRITKRLHDELDLPVTVFTDGDPWSYRIYGSVAYGSIKSAHLSEYLATPEAQFIGIQPADIVEYDLPTDPLSDSDKNALESELSDPRFQTDYWEEQIELQLEIEKKSEQQSLASHGLDFVTDTYLPERLSEMGVL
- a CDS encoding DNA topoisomerase VI subunit B, yielding MTSFQSTLGDEPGIAEELAESQQAISIAEFFEKNKHMLGFDSGARGLVTAVKEAVDNALDAAEEAGILPDIYVEIQEDGDYYRLIVEDNGPGLTKESLPKVFGKLLYGSRFHAREQSRGQQGIGISAAVLYSQLTSGKPAKITSRTEGADEAQYFELIVDTDDNEPEISVEETTTWDRPHGTRIELEMEANMRARQQLHDYIKHTAVVNPHARLELREPKAHFKFERATDQLPEETEEIRPHPHGVELGTVMKMLTATDSQTVSGFLQEEFTRVGKKTADSIIDAFRDRHYGREMRWRPPAAHEDVDLHAAVSDATANKGADATAAFAEAIADEVDDYDRISHHELLEVVDSAAETVGEEHETTFGDTVRENAVDAVWLELIDAAPESDDESGDEDESEESRLVDDVYALADEATSTRKDDEVVRAFSERLAGRFEDATDEDVRHRFTRDTVRESVDRAAELTEEYDDVAFGDTARENVVEAIWGVMVTVPDDPPLVRELEDDRDATSDLVDGMRATDIMAPPTRCLAPISADLIEAGLEKEFDADFYASATRDAEVHGGDPFIVEAGIAYGGELGAEGSADVLRFANRVPLVYQRGACATTDVVKNIGWRNYGLDQPGGSGLPNGPVVIMIHVASTNVPFTSESKDAVANVPEMEDEIELAIREAARELKSYLNKRRSMQKRRKKQNVLGKILPEMATKVAEVTGREEPDIDDAIARIMNNVLVERQVEANGDSQSVSVVVENNSSTNESLEVTDIVSAEPTDLSDGASVVEMDGEWFVKWEPDIDSGDEATLEYEVDDDASFDLDVKGVESEKLTVSA
- a CDS encoding helix-turn-helix domain-containing protein; this translates as MAPDDTDEHRVDEDDLDPDREPAFEDEERIRATAAEEVDQRIVDLLSWILDTETRAKIYVHLLANPGSTSEEVAKGTGLYPSTVREALAELHEEDRVTREKRASEGAGNNPYEYTAIQPSELVGGVVDQVQQELNTIFTLDQVLDREEDDRDEPAFGEDAEPVTITVDDTEPFDDDTDVDVATHDTEPDDEDDLETESDDETESDE